TGGGCACCTTTGTTGGGAAGCAAGTGAGCGATAGCGACTACAAACGAGCCTCGCTTGAGGAAGACTACAAGAGTTTTCGGCAGGCCTCCCACGGCGAGGAATCCAAGGAGGACCCAACAAAGAAAACTGTCCAATGAAGAACTCACGAGCTTAACTGAGGAGTTTGTAAATACCGAGAAGGAAGTTTTGGCAGCCAACAGAGCAGAATCCATCGAAAAGGAAAAAGAGAAGGCTGAAGATCTTGAAAGTCCCGTCAAGGAGGATAAAGCTAGAGCAACTGGATATAAAAAATATTCCAAGGATTCGTCGGAACCCTCCTCGCCGCCGACGATGACGACAGTTGAGCACAGCAACGACAAGGGTAAAAAGATTGCCGAACATAAAAGTCAAACCAAGAATTCTGAAATCGAAAAATCCAGTTCTTCTGTCGCTAAAGAAGCACAACGAGTCGCCGACGGAAAGGCTCCTGTCCCAGACCAAAAGGAGATGCGCAGACCAACGAGCATTTTGCCCTCTGTAGCTACTTCTTCGATTGGCAAGTACACCATTCAAGTCGCTTCTTATGCAAACGAGGATGAAGCGAAAGCTCATGCCAACGAACTTAAGCAGAAGGGCTGGAATGCTTTTTATTTGCCCGCCGAGATCAATTCGAAGACGTGGTTTCGAGTCAGCATTGGACTCTTTACCGATCAAAAAAGCGCCGGGTCCTTTCGCGAAGAATTGATGAAGCAGTCGGCAATTTCCTCTTCAATTATTCAGAAGATCGTGGAGTAATGGGAATTC
This region of Bdellovibrionales bacterium genomic DNA includes:
- a CDS encoding SPOR domain-containing protein, whose protein sequence is MAANRAESIEKEKEKAEDLESPVKEDKARATGYKKYSKDSSEPSSPPTMTTVEHSNDKGKKIAEHKSQTKNSEIEKSSSSVAKEAQRVADGKAPVPDQKEMRRPTSILPSVATSSIGKYTIQVASYANEDEAKAHANELKQKGWNAFYLPAEINSKTWFRVSIGLFTDQKSAGSFREELMKQSAISSSIIQKIVE